In Capsicum annuum cultivar UCD-10X-F1 chromosome 7, UCD10Xv1.1, whole genome shotgun sequence, one genomic interval encodes:
- the LOC107878221 gene encoding probable beta-1,3-galactosyltransferase 2 isoform X2, producing MSFKNRGGGGGVEGNSKSFISQKWTLFLCIASFCAGMFFTARMWTVPETKGGITRTTNVEAERLNLVSEGCNTKFQKDVKFVSKDVIGEDSKTHHALQTLDKTISNLEMELAVAKSAQESILSGAPISEDIYKGDSPKKRKYFMVVGINTAFSSRKRRDSVRATWMPQGEKRKKLEEEKGIIMRFVIGHGATLGGILDRAIEAEDRKNGDFLRLDHVEGYLELSAKTKTYFATAVKLWDAEYYVKVDDDVHVNIGTLAETLARHRKKPRVYIGCMKSGPVLAQKGVRYHEPEYWKFGETGNKYFRHATGQIYAISKDLASYISVNQHVLHKYANEDVSLGAWFIGLDVQHIDDRRLCCGTPPDCEWKAQAGNVCVASFDWTCSGICRSVDRLKEVHRRCGEGEKALWKTAI from the exons ATGTCTTTCAAGAATAGAGGAGGTGGAGGAGGAGTAGAAGGGAATTCAAAAagttttatttctcaaaaatggACTCTTTTTCTTTGTATAGCTAGTTTTTGTGCTGGAATGTTCTTTACTGCCAG AATGTGGACGGTTCCAGAAACAAAAGGCGGTATTACAAGAACAACTAACGTAGAAGCTGAAAGACTCAACTTAGTTTCAGAAGGCTGCAATACAAAATTT CAGAAAGATGTAAAATTCGTATCCAAAGATGTTATCGGGGAAGATTCTAAGACTCATCATGCTCTTCA GACGTTAGACAAAACAATTTCAAATTTGGAAATGGAATTGGCAGTTGCAAAGTCAGCTCAGGAGTCGATTCTCAGTGGTGCTCCTATATCAGAAGACATTTACAAGGGCGATTcacctaaaaagagaaaatattttatggtggtTGGAATAAATACCGCATTTAGTAGCAGAAAAAGAAGGGATTCAGTTCGTGCTACATGGATGCCACAAG gtgagaaaagaaagaaactgGAAGAAGAGAAAGGAATCATCATGCGCTTTGTCATTGGTCACGG TGCCACATTAGGGGGCATTCTGGACAGAGCTATTGAAGCTGAGGACAGAAAGAACGGTGATTTCTTGCGCTTG GATCATGTCGAGGGTTATCTAGAGTTGTCTGCCAAGACAAAGACTTACTTTGCTACTGCTGTTAAGCTATGGGATGCAGAGTATTATGTCAAAGTTGACGATGATGTCCATGTAAATATAG GTACACTGGCGGAAACACTGGCAAGGCATCGTAAGAAGCCTCGTGTGTACATTGGGTGCATGAAATCTGGCCCCGTGCTAGCTCAGAA GGGAGTAAGATATCATGAGCCAGAATATTGGAAGTTTGGGGAGACAGGAAACAAGTATTTTCGTCATGCTACGGGCCAAATATATGCCATTTCAAAGGACCTGGCTTCCTACATATCAGTGAACCA GCATGTACTACATAAGTATGCCAATGAGGATGTATCGCTGGGAGCTTGGTTCATTGGACTTGACGTGCAGCATATAGATGATCGCAGATTATGTTGTGGAACTCCACCAG ATTGTGAATGGAAAGCTCAGGCAGGCAACGTCTGTGTTGCTTCATTTGACTGGACCTGCAGCGGGATATGCAGGTCCGTTGACAGGTTAAAAGAGGTCCACAGGCGGTGTGGGGAAGGGGAGAAGGCTTTATGGAAAACTGCAATCTGA
- the LOC107878221 gene encoding probable beta-1,3-galactosyltransferase 2 isoform X1: MSFKNRGGGGGVEGNSKSFISQKWTLFLCIASFCAGMFFTARMWTVPETKGGITRTTNVEAERLNLVSEGCNTKFLQQKDVKFVSKDVIGEDSKTHHALQTLDKTISNLEMELAVAKSAQESILSGAPISEDIYKGDSPKKRKYFMVVGINTAFSSRKRRDSVRATWMPQGEKRKKLEEEKGIIMRFVIGHGATLGGILDRAIEAEDRKNGDFLRLDHVEGYLELSAKTKTYFATAVKLWDAEYYVKVDDDVHVNIGTLAETLARHRKKPRVYIGCMKSGPVLAQKGVRYHEPEYWKFGETGNKYFRHATGQIYAISKDLASYISVNQHVLHKYANEDVSLGAWFIGLDVQHIDDRRLCCGTPPDCEWKAQAGNVCVASFDWTCSGICRSVDRLKEVHRRCGEGEKALWKTAI; encoded by the exons ATGTCTTTCAAGAATAGAGGAGGTGGAGGAGGAGTAGAAGGGAATTCAAAAagttttatttctcaaaaatggACTCTTTTTCTTTGTATAGCTAGTTTTTGTGCTGGAATGTTCTTTACTGCCAG AATGTGGACGGTTCCAGAAACAAAAGGCGGTATTACAAGAACAACTAACGTAGAAGCTGAAAGACTCAACTTAGTTTCAGAAGGCTGCAATACAAAATTT TTGCAGCAGAAAGATGTAAAATTCGTATCCAAAGATGTTATCGGGGAAGATTCTAAGACTCATCATGCTCTTCA GACGTTAGACAAAACAATTTCAAATTTGGAAATGGAATTGGCAGTTGCAAAGTCAGCTCAGGAGTCGATTCTCAGTGGTGCTCCTATATCAGAAGACATTTACAAGGGCGATTcacctaaaaagagaaaatattttatggtggtTGGAATAAATACCGCATTTAGTAGCAGAAAAAGAAGGGATTCAGTTCGTGCTACATGGATGCCACAAG gtgagaaaagaaagaaactgGAAGAAGAGAAAGGAATCATCATGCGCTTTGTCATTGGTCACGG TGCCACATTAGGGGGCATTCTGGACAGAGCTATTGAAGCTGAGGACAGAAAGAACGGTGATTTCTTGCGCTTG GATCATGTCGAGGGTTATCTAGAGTTGTCTGCCAAGACAAAGACTTACTTTGCTACTGCTGTTAAGCTATGGGATGCAGAGTATTATGTCAAAGTTGACGATGATGTCCATGTAAATATAG GTACACTGGCGGAAACACTGGCAAGGCATCGTAAGAAGCCTCGTGTGTACATTGGGTGCATGAAATCTGGCCCCGTGCTAGCTCAGAA GGGAGTAAGATATCATGAGCCAGAATATTGGAAGTTTGGGGAGACAGGAAACAAGTATTTTCGTCATGCTACGGGCCAAATATATGCCATTTCAAAGGACCTGGCTTCCTACATATCAGTGAACCA GCATGTACTACATAAGTATGCCAATGAGGATGTATCGCTGGGAGCTTGGTTCATTGGACTTGACGTGCAGCATATAGATGATCGCAGATTATGTTGTGGAACTCCACCAG ATTGTGAATGGAAAGCTCAGGCAGGCAACGTCTGTGTTGCTTCATTTGACTGGACCTGCAGCGGGATATGCAGGTCCGTTGACAGGTTAAAAGAGGTCCACAGGCGGTGTGGGGAAGGGGAGAAGGCTTTATGGAAAACTGCAATCTGA